A section of the Carya illinoinensis cultivar Pawnee chromosome 12, C.illinoinensisPawnee_v1, whole genome shotgun sequence genome encodes:
- the LOC122288817 gene encoding aluminum-activated malate transporter 10-like has translation MASEKEVTNNGVEWRIKMADGASEILVPEAKPASNVFLGLQLFIAGLALKVWKFLQKAWDLGVDDPRKVIHCLKVGMALTVVSIFYYMRPLYEEVGGNAMWAIMTVVVVFENTVGATLSKSLNRVCGTCLAGFLAIGVHWIASQSGERFEPVIIGSSVFLLASAATFTRFIPSVKIRFDYGAMIFILTFSLVSVSGYRVDKLFDLAHQRLSTIIIGTALCIVVTMLVCPIWAGQELYALITRNMDKLADSLDGCVAEYFQDGDGSLVDSGKERQKKLRGYKCVLSSKATEETMANFARWEPAHGRFNFQHPWKQYIKIGASMRNCAYCIEALNGCISSENQAPEYIKKHISNSSLKVSSNSSSVIKELAVTIKTMKKSSDIHNLVKEMNSAVQELQADLNSFPKLFTSPSNSESQIPENKKIEPAASRTMVTLPPLMEIIPLVTSASLLTEISSRINGIVDAVEELADSANFVPASITDKCQKNGVE, from the exons ATGGCTTCTGAGAAGGAAGTAACTAATAATGGAGTGGAGTGGAGGATAAAGATGGCCGATGGCGCATCAGAGATTTTGGTTCCGGAAGCAAAGCCTGCCAGCAATGTCTTTCTTGGTCTACAGCTGTTTATTGCAGGGTTGGCCTTGAAAGTGTGGAAGTTTTTGCAGAAAGCCTGGGATTTAGGTGTAGATGATCCCAGAAAAGTGATTCATTGTCTAAAAGTAGGAATGGCCCTCACTGTTGTCTCAATTTTTTACTATATGAGGCCTTTGTACGAAGAAGTTGGAGGGAATGCCATGTGGGCAATCATGACAGTTGTGGTTGTATTTGAAAACACTGTGG GTGCAACACTAAGCAAAAGTTTGAACAGAGTGTGCGGAACATGTCTTGCTGGATTTCTTGCAATTGGTGTTCATTGGATTGCTAGTCAATCGGGAGAAAGATTTGAACCTGTAATTATTGGAAGCTCAGTTTTCCTACTAG CTTCTGCAGCGACCTTCACAAGATTCATTCCTTCTGTGAAAATCCGGTTTGATTATGGTGCCATGATATTCATCCTTACCTTTAGCCTGGTTTCGGTATCAGGTTATCGGGTGGATAAATTGTTTGATTTGGCACATCAAAGATTATCCACCATTATTATTGGCACCGCACTCTGCATTGTCGTGACCATGCTTGTTTGCCCCATTTGGGCTGGTCAAGAGCTCTATGCTTTGATAACTCGCAACATGGACAAGCTTGCAGATTCCTTAGATG GTTGTGTAGCAGAATACTTCCAAGATGGTGACGGCAGCCTTGTTGATAGTGGCAAAGAACGTCAGAAGAAACTGCGAGGCTACAAATGTGTATTGAGTTCTAAGGCAACAGAAGAAACTATG gccAATTTTGCTAGATGGGAGCCAGCCCATGGCCGCTTCAACTTTCAGCACCCATGGAAACAATACATCAAAATTGGGGCATCCATGCGTAACTGTGCTTATTGCATAGAAGCTCTCAATGGCTGCATCAGTTCAGAAAATCAG GCACCTGAGTATATAAAGAAGCATATCAGCAACAGTTCTTTGAAAGTTAGCTCCAACTCTTCAAGTGTCATAAAAGAGCTAGCAGTGACAATCAAGACCATGAAGAAATCATCTGACATCCACAACTTGGTTAAAGAAATGAACAGTGCAGTTCAAGAGCTCCAAGCTGATTTAAATTCCTTTCCCAAGTTATTCACTTCCCCATCAAACTCAGAGTCTCAAATTcctgaaaacaagaaaatagagCCTGCAGCATCCAGAACAATGGTTACACTTCCTCCTCTCATGGAAATTATTCCACTAGTAACTTCAGCTTCTTTACTTACTGAAATTTCCTCAAGGATCAATGGCATTGTGGATGCTGTTGAAGAGCTGGCAGACTCGGCTAATTTTGTGCCTGCAAGCATCACTGACAAGTGCCAAAAAAATGGAGTTGAGTGA
- the LOC122290523 gene encoding uncharacterized protein LOC122290523 isoform X2 produces MGGLMGFSGALSSVIPSGRLLTFDDAYYEEQVGAVVETFPLVHMLGEGVIGQAAFTGRHRWMFSDAHGGEWGSFRRQDIFQDDSEFHNQFSSGIKTIAVISVAPLGVVQFGSTQKILERSEFLDQTKRLFQEMENIHSLISLEKNALSLNDETNILNGTFASLFSSGNSRDGDLNAIHYDCRRELLGEACSATILNEPSDSMFGTHDEMMAPTLRDLSDSNDQLQTGCTNTQVLLSDKLSLQFQRESLQSTRSVRKRSSDDSIFSSFIPLLASESKFQDSSNLFTSKASTLDSCQNTASNVQGDDLSPHFCPTFLTKGELVEKAANMHKFAEDFRPDDFTTEVSEFCLVDDLSQWFTPSPEYSINRLESAFCNELSQPIGVTSASSCLVGDDIFPIKHPEISMQSSIINACKSNGLENSPIMHAVENDLFNDLGLEFDPNQSGECWEDLIMPIMSAATGMGMSECVSELDIGSMTSPRKGLFSELGLQELLDGINNSKSFAKSSFEEKLSTTKRRRVDSSSVNSNQSQLESLACSSGSMNMMQPEYNAEKKNVPKKEVLPKSQVGLWIDDSYSVNVGIAGLARSLKPEEPTKAARKRARPGESTRPRPKDRQQIQDRIKELRGIIPHGGKCSIDSLLDRTIKYMFFLQSVAKYADRLKHSDEPKLIGQETGVVLKENAMDVVSGGTTWAFEVGSKTMVCPIIVEDLNPPGQGQMLIEMLCEEQGLFLEIADAIRGLRLNILKGVMEARDDKIWTRFIVEASSHVTRIDVFLSLVQLLNQTTTTRNDTTDRCSNAIDGVGISPLENYQQQALLCPITLAETLGC; encoded by the exons ATGGGTGGTCTTATGGGGTTTTCTGGCGCTTTGTCCAGCGTGATTCCTT CTGGCAGATTGTTGACTTTTGATGATGCCTATTATGAAGAGCAAGTAGGGGCAGTGGTTGAAACGTTTCCGCTGGTCCACATGTTGGGCGAAGG AGTAATCGGCCAAGCTGCCTTTACTGGAAGGCATAGATGGATGTTCTCAGATGCTCATGGTGGAGAATGGGGCTCTTTTCGAAGGCAAGATATATTCCAG GATGATTCTGAGTTTCATAACCAATTTTCCTCCGGAATTAAG ACAATTGCGGTGATCTCTGTGGCACCATTAGGAGTGGTACAGTTTGGATCCACCCAGAAG ATACTGGAGAGGTCAGAATTTTTGGATCAAACAAAAAGATTGTTTCAGGAGatggaaaatattcattctctcATTTCATTGGAAAAAAATGCATTGTCCTTGAACGATGAAACTAATATTCTAAATGGGACATTTGCTTCCTTATTTTCATCTGGAAATTCACGTGATGGGGATCTCAATGCCATACATTATGACTGCCGGAGGGAGCTGTTGGGAGAAGCTTGCTCAGCAACAATTTTGAATGAGCCGTCTGATTCCATGTTTGGGACTCATGATGAAATGATGGCTCCCACGCTCAGAGACTTGTCTGACTCTAATGACCAATTACAAACAGGCTGTACAAACACTCAAGTCTTGCTATCTGATAAGCTTAGTTTGCAGTTCCAGCGAGAGTCTTTACAGTCTACCCGTTCTGTTCGTAAAAGGAGTAGCGatgattctatcttcagttcATTCATTCCACTGTTGGCTTCTGAATCAAAATTCCAGGATTCTTCGAATCTGTTTACTTCAAAAGCAAGCACTCTTGATTCTTGCCAAAATACAGCAAGCAATGTTCAGGGTGATGATTTGTCTCCGCATTTCTGTCCAACTTTTTTAACCAAAGGTGAACTTGTAGAAAAAGCAGCCAACATGCATAAATTTGCCGAGGATTTCAGGCCAGATGATTTTACAACAGAAGTCTCCGAATTCTGTCTGGTGGATGATCTGTCTCAGTGGTTTACTCCCTCACCAGAATATAGCATCAATAGACTGGAGAGTGCATTTTGTAATGAACTTTCACAACCAATAGGAGTTACTTCAGCATCATCTTGTCTGGTTGGAGATGATATTTTTCCAATCAAACATCCAGAAATTTCTATGCAAAGTTCCATCATTAATGCATGCAAGTCTAACGGACTAGAGAATTCACCAATTATGCATGCAGTTGAAAATGATCTGTTCAATGATTTAGGACTGGAGTTCGATCCAAATCAATCTGGGGAATGTTGGGAAGATCTCATAATGCCAATAATGAGTGCTGCCACTGGTATGGGTATGTCAGAATGCGTCTCAGAGTTGGATATTGGTTCCATGACTAGCCCCAGGAAGGGGTTATTCTCAGAATTAGGCCTTCAAGAACTTCTGGATGGCATAAATAATTCCAAGTCTTTTGCCAAATCCAGCTTTGAGGAAAAACTATCCACCACCAAAAGAAGAAGAGTGGATAGTTCATCTGTGAATAGCAACCAATCGCAGTTGGAGAGTCTTGCTTGCTCCAGTGGGAGCATGAACATGATGCAACCCGAATACAATGCGGAGAAGAAAAATGTTCCCAAGAAAGAGGTTCTCCCAAAATCACAAGTAGGTTTATGGATTGATGATAGCTATAGTGTCAATGTGGGGATTGCTGGTCTAGCACGATCTCTGAAGCCTGAGGAACCTACAAAGGCCGCCAGAAAAAGGGCTAGGCCAGGGGAGAGTACTCGGCCAAGGCCTAAAGACCGGCAGCAGATCCAAGATCGCATCAAAGAATTGAGAGGGATCATCCCTCATGGTGGAAAg TGTAGCATTGATTCTCTGTTGGATCGAACCATCAAATACATGTTTTTCTTGCAAAGCGTTGCAAAATATGCGGACAGGCTTAAACATTCTGATGAGCCAAAG CTGATTGGCCAGGAGACTGGAGTGGTTCTCAAAGAAAATGCCATGGATGTTGTAAGCGGTGGTACTACATGGGCATTTGAAGTTGGAAGTAAAACAATGGTTTGCCCCATTATAGTTGAAGACCTTAACCCACCCGGCCAAGGCCAAATGCTTATTGAG ATGCTATGTGAAGAACAGGGACTCTTTCTTGAGATAGCAGATGCAATACGTGGCTTGCGGCTGAACATCTTGAAAGGAGTAATGGAAGCTAGAGATGACAAGATTTGGACACGCTTTATTGTTGAG GCAAGCAGTCATGTAACGAGGATAGATGTATTTCTGTCCCTTGTCCAGCTTCTAAATCAAACAACGACCACCCGGAATGATACAACAGATCGATGCAGTAATGCAATTGATGGAGTTGGGATTTCTCCTTTGGAGAATTACCAGCAACAAGCCTTGCTGTGTCCCATAACCCTGGCTGAGACGCTCGGATGCTGA
- the LOC122289676 gene encoding ORM1-like protein 3 gives MYVRAVPTTDLNRNTEWFTYPGVWTTYILIVFFSWILVLSVFNCSPGIAWTVVNLTHFLVTYHFFHWKKGTPFSDDQGIYNRLTWWEQVDNGKQLTRNRKFLTVVPVVLYLIASHTTDYQHPMLFFNTVAVFVLVVAKFPHMHKVRIFGINADQ, from the exons ATGTACGTGAGGGCGGTTCCAACGACGGATCTGAACCGGAATACGGAGTGGTTCACATACCCTGGGGTCTGGACAACCTATATTCTCATAGTCTTCTTCTCGTGGATCCTCGTCCTCTCCGTTTTCAATTGCTCCCCAGGCATAGCCTGGACCGTCGTCAACCTGACCCACTTCCTT GTCACTTACCATTTCTTTCATTGGAAAAAGGGAACACCATTTTCTGATGACCAAGGTATATACAACAGGTTGACTTGGTGGGAGCAAGTAGATAATGGCAAACAGCTCACTCGCAACAGAAAGTTTTTGACTGTTGTACCTGTTGTTCT GTACTTGATAGCTTCACACACGACGGACTACCAGCATCCAATGCTCTTCTTTAACACGGTGGCAGTTTTTGTGCTGGTGGTTGCAAAGTTCCCACACATGCACAAAGTTCGTATATTTGGAATTAATGCTGATCAATAA
- the LOC122290523 gene encoding uncharacterized protein LOC122290523 isoform X1: MGEADAGSVLKKTLKSLCCRDGWSYGVFWRFVQRDSLLLTFDDAYYEEQVGAVVETFPLVHMLGEGVIGQAAFTGRHRWMFSDAHGGEWGSFRRQDIFQDDSEFHNQFSSGIKTIAVISVAPLGVVQFGSTQKILERSEFLDQTKRLFQEMENIHSLISLEKNALSLNDETNILNGTFASLFSSGNSRDGDLNAIHYDCRRELLGEACSATILNEPSDSMFGTHDEMMAPTLRDLSDSNDQLQTGCTNTQVLLSDKLSLQFQRESLQSTRSVRKRSSDDSIFSSFIPLLASESKFQDSSNLFTSKASTLDSCQNTASNVQGDDLSPHFCPTFLTKGELVEKAANMHKFAEDFRPDDFTTEVSEFCLVDDLSQWFTPSPEYSINRLESAFCNELSQPIGVTSASSCLVGDDIFPIKHPEISMQSSIINACKSNGLENSPIMHAVENDLFNDLGLEFDPNQSGECWEDLIMPIMSAATGMGMSECVSELDIGSMTSPRKGLFSELGLQELLDGINNSKSFAKSSFEEKLSTTKRRRVDSSSVNSNQSQLESLACSSGSMNMMQPEYNAEKKNVPKKEVLPKSQVGLWIDDSYSVNVGIAGLARSLKPEEPTKAARKRARPGESTRPRPKDRQQIQDRIKELRGIIPHGGKCSIDSLLDRTIKYMFFLQSVAKYADRLKHSDEPKLIGQETGVVLKENAMDVVSGGTTWAFEVGSKTMVCPIIVEDLNPPGQGQMLIEMLCEEQGLFLEIADAIRGLRLNILKGVMEARDDKIWTRFIVEASSHVTRIDVFLSLVQLLNQTTTTRNDTTDRCSNAIDGVGISPLENYQQQALLCPITLAETLGC; encoded by the exons ATGGGTGAAGCAGACGCTGGTTCGGTGTTGAAGAAAACGCTCAAGAGTCTGTGTTGCAGGGATGGGTGGTCTTATGGGGTTTTCTGGCGCTTTGTCCAGCGTGATTCCTT ATTGTTGACTTTTGATGATGCCTATTATGAAGAGCAAGTAGGGGCAGTGGTTGAAACGTTTCCGCTGGTCCACATGTTGGGCGAAGG AGTAATCGGCCAAGCTGCCTTTACTGGAAGGCATAGATGGATGTTCTCAGATGCTCATGGTGGAGAATGGGGCTCTTTTCGAAGGCAAGATATATTCCAG GATGATTCTGAGTTTCATAACCAATTTTCCTCCGGAATTAAG ACAATTGCGGTGATCTCTGTGGCACCATTAGGAGTGGTACAGTTTGGATCCACCCAGAAG ATACTGGAGAGGTCAGAATTTTTGGATCAAACAAAAAGATTGTTTCAGGAGatggaaaatattcattctctcATTTCATTGGAAAAAAATGCATTGTCCTTGAACGATGAAACTAATATTCTAAATGGGACATTTGCTTCCTTATTTTCATCTGGAAATTCACGTGATGGGGATCTCAATGCCATACATTATGACTGCCGGAGGGAGCTGTTGGGAGAAGCTTGCTCAGCAACAATTTTGAATGAGCCGTCTGATTCCATGTTTGGGACTCATGATGAAATGATGGCTCCCACGCTCAGAGACTTGTCTGACTCTAATGACCAATTACAAACAGGCTGTACAAACACTCAAGTCTTGCTATCTGATAAGCTTAGTTTGCAGTTCCAGCGAGAGTCTTTACAGTCTACCCGTTCTGTTCGTAAAAGGAGTAGCGatgattctatcttcagttcATTCATTCCACTGTTGGCTTCTGAATCAAAATTCCAGGATTCTTCGAATCTGTTTACTTCAAAAGCAAGCACTCTTGATTCTTGCCAAAATACAGCAAGCAATGTTCAGGGTGATGATTTGTCTCCGCATTTCTGTCCAACTTTTTTAACCAAAGGTGAACTTGTAGAAAAAGCAGCCAACATGCATAAATTTGCCGAGGATTTCAGGCCAGATGATTTTACAACAGAAGTCTCCGAATTCTGTCTGGTGGATGATCTGTCTCAGTGGTTTACTCCCTCACCAGAATATAGCATCAATAGACTGGAGAGTGCATTTTGTAATGAACTTTCACAACCAATAGGAGTTACTTCAGCATCATCTTGTCTGGTTGGAGATGATATTTTTCCAATCAAACATCCAGAAATTTCTATGCAAAGTTCCATCATTAATGCATGCAAGTCTAACGGACTAGAGAATTCACCAATTATGCATGCAGTTGAAAATGATCTGTTCAATGATTTAGGACTGGAGTTCGATCCAAATCAATCTGGGGAATGTTGGGAAGATCTCATAATGCCAATAATGAGTGCTGCCACTGGTATGGGTATGTCAGAATGCGTCTCAGAGTTGGATATTGGTTCCATGACTAGCCCCAGGAAGGGGTTATTCTCAGAATTAGGCCTTCAAGAACTTCTGGATGGCATAAATAATTCCAAGTCTTTTGCCAAATCCAGCTTTGAGGAAAAACTATCCACCACCAAAAGAAGAAGAGTGGATAGTTCATCTGTGAATAGCAACCAATCGCAGTTGGAGAGTCTTGCTTGCTCCAGTGGGAGCATGAACATGATGCAACCCGAATACAATGCGGAGAAGAAAAATGTTCCCAAGAAAGAGGTTCTCCCAAAATCACAAGTAGGTTTATGGATTGATGATAGCTATAGTGTCAATGTGGGGATTGCTGGTCTAGCACGATCTCTGAAGCCTGAGGAACCTACAAAGGCCGCCAGAAAAAGGGCTAGGCCAGGGGAGAGTACTCGGCCAAGGCCTAAAGACCGGCAGCAGATCCAAGATCGCATCAAAGAATTGAGAGGGATCATCCCTCATGGTGGAAAg TGTAGCATTGATTCTCTGTTGGATCGAACCATCAAATACATGTTTTTCTTGCAAAGCGTTGCAAAATATGCGGACAGGCTTAAACATTCTGATGAGCCAAAG CTGATTGGCCAGGAGACTGGAGTGGTTCTCAAAGAAAATGCCATGGATGTTGTAAGCGGTGGTACTACATGGGCATTTGAAGTTGGAAGTAAAACAATGGTTTGCCCCATTATAGTTGAAGACCTTAACCCACCCGGCCAAGGCCAAATGCTTATTGAG ATGCTATGTGAAGAACAGGGACTCTTTCTTGAGATAGCAGATGCAATACGTGGCTTGCGGCTGAACATCTTGAAAGGAGTAATGGAAGCTAGAGATGACAAGATTTGGACACGCTTTATTGTTGAG GCAAGCAGTCATGTAACGAGGATAGATGTATTTCTGTCCCTTGTCCAGCTTCTAAATCAAACAACGACCACCCGGAATGATACAACAGATCGATGCAGTAATGCAATTGATGGAGTTGGGATTTCTCCTTTGGAGAATTACCAGCAACAAGCCTTGCTGTGTCCCATAACCCTGGCTGAGACGCTCGGATGCTGA
- the LOC122289675 gene encoding BTB/POZ domain-containing protein At3g05675-like — protein sequence MDKSIAAKTYKLGDQSTSDIVICFKNREGRPECFYSHSSILINRSKFFASQLSHPNSSTCIEIFCSEFDYDDHVNLLRLLYLPGELVLESLGSVKSAIGILQTAVALHCEEITHSCIQYLEAVPWEDKEEEQILKAVTKLGPIAMPILARIQPVDLTATKNVFVAAVRFAMSIGGPHTPFGDELKTSAREQVEYMLGEDEETPLVTADHELKSVVRIGLSNICSSFESELSSLLLESELACETAEDKILQTLSDIEWMSNILPKMDLMKDFVSKWIEISAGVLGMVEDKKLDCAMWGLKVKLIEVTSKVLEAVGYGSVILPAPCRVQLLKTWLPYIRKIKPLLDLKGNKEMGFPYKMSEDLCQSIEGAMVALILALPSNDQADILGDWMSRTEETLFPDLSEAFEVWCYRTKSAKRRLVQGLDNVNNATVSL from the coding sequence ATGGACAAATCCATAGCAGCCAAGACTTACAAACTTGGTGACCAGAGCACCAGTGACATTGTTATATGCTTCAAAAATAGAGAAGGAAGACCTGAATGCTTCTACTCTCACTCCTCCATCCTCATAAATAGGAGTAAATTCTTTGCCAGTCAGCTCTCCCATCCAAATTCTAGTACTTGCATTGAGATTTTCTGCTCAGAGTTTGACTATGATGATCATGTTAATCTTTTGAGGCTGCTGTATCTTCCTGGAGAGTTGGTTCTGGAGTCCTTGGGCTCTGTCAAATCTGCTATTGGTATTCTGCAAACAGCTGTTGCCTTACATTGTGAAGAGATCACCCACAGTTGCATCCAGTACTTGGAGGCCGTTCCTTGGGAGGACAAGGAAGAGGAACAAATTTTGAAAGCAGTTACTAAATTGGGTCCAATAGCCATGCCTATATTAGCCAGAATCCAACCCGTGGATTTAACTGCcacaaaaaatgtttttgttgcTGCAGTTCGCTTTGCCATGTCCATTGGTGGACCACATACTCCATTTGGAGATGAGCTAAAGACTTCTGCTAGAGAACAAGTTGAATACATGCTAGGGGAAGATGAAGAGACACCATTAGTTACAGCAGATCATGAGTTGAAATCAGTGGTAAGAATTGGGCTTTCAAATATATGTTCATCATTCGAAAGTGAGTTATCCTCTCTGCTTTTGGAATCTGAACTTGCGTGTGAGACAGCAGAGGATAAAATTTTGCAGACTTTATCGGATATTGAATGGATGAGTAACATACTTCCTAAGATGGATTTAATGAAGGACTTTGTGTCTAAGTGGATTGAAATCTCTGCTGGTGTTTTAGGGATGGTTGAAGATAAGAAACTCGATTGTGCCATGTGGGGTTTGAAAGTGAAGTTGATAGAAGTGACCAGTAAAGTCTTGGAAGCAGTTGGCTATGGCAGTGTGATTCTTCCAGCACCATGCCGGGTGCAACTGCTAAAGACATGGCTCCCTTATATACGGAAGATAAAGCCTCTCTTGGACTTAAAGGGCAACAAGGAGATGGGTTTTCCTTACAAGATGAGCGAAGACCTGTGCCAGAGCATTGAGGGGGCAATGGTGGCATTGATACTGGCATTGCCATCAAATGATCAGGCTGATATTTTGGGAGACTGGATGAGTAGAACCGAGGAAACTCTGTTTCCTGATTTGAGTGAGGCTTTTGAGGTCTGGTGTTACAGAACCAAGTCTGCAAAGAGAAGGTTAGTGCAGGGATTAGACAATGTTAACAATGCCACTGTCAGCCTTTGA